Within bacterium, the genomic segment CCGAACGCGCTGCCTGGAGGGCGGCGGCTCAGCGGCGCTCCCAGCGATCGCCGGATCCGTCGCGTCGACCGTCGTGGTCCCTGTCACCGTGGTATCCCCGGTCGTACCGATAGCCCCGGTCGTACGGATCGTACCCGTAGGGGTAGTAGAAGCATCCGGCCAGCATCGGCGCCAAGGAAAGAACGGTCAGGATGATCAAAAGGTATTTCCGCATGTTTTCCCTCCCTTTGCCCTGGAGTACGAACCGGGGCGCGAAATCCGCCCGCGGTCCCTACAATGAAACGAGGGGGGGAGGGGAATATTCACCTTCTGGACGTTTCTTTCAGGACACGCGAAACGGTTGCCCTTGGATCGCCCAGGCGATACGCTTGAGGCATCCCCGTTCCCTGGGAGGTGGATCATGCGACGATTCGGTCATTCGGCGGGAATTGCGTTGGTCCTGGGTACCCTCTTCGTGACGGTCCACTACGCCCGGGCGCAGGACGAGCCTTTCCCCGTCGAGCTGCGGGTCGGAGAAGCGTTCGACATATGCGCCTCCGGCACGATCTACTGCCCGGCGATGGTGCCCATCTGCGACGACCCGAAGGTAGCCATCCCGGTCGACCTGCCGGGGGGACTGGGATTCCGTGGCATCGGTCCCGGGACGACCCTCTGTTCGGCGTCCTCCGCGGGGGGACCGCGCCGGGTTTACCGCATCACCGTGCGCTGATCACAAGACCTTCTTTTCATCCCGGGCCAGGGCACCGCTGCTCGTACGGGGCTTCACGATGGAGAAGACGATCTCGTGGATGTGCTTCACGATCACCTTGTCCCCGATTTTCAGGCCATCGAGCTGCTTCTTCGCCTTCTCGCGGGCCTGGAAATCCCTTGCCCCCTTCGGTCCCTTCAGGGTCAGGGTCCCCGCCGTTTCGTCCAGGGCGACGATCGTTCCCGTGAACAATTTTACGCGGGGCTTCGGGGCGGCTTTCTTATCCGCACCCGCAGTTTCCTTCTTCGGAGGCTGCGGCGGGGGGGGCGAATTTTCCTTGGCACACCCGGCAGCGACCATCGAGAGGGCGAACACCGCCGCTATGACCACGGGGAACAGTTTTCTCATCCGCGTCCTCATCGTGAAGTAAAAAAAAGGGCAGGGGGAACGTGTCCCCCTGCCCACCCCTTCGGGACCTGCTTGAGGGGCCGGAACGGTGCGAGAAGGATCGGTTACTTCTTCTCCGGGGCAGGCGCGGGCGCCGCCGCCGGGGCCTTCTCGGTCTTCTCGGCCTTCTTTGCGGCCTTCTTCGGGGCCTTCTTCTTTGCGGCCTTCTTCGGCGCCTTCTTCTCGGCCTTCTCGGTCGTCTCCGCCTTCTTCGGCGCTGCGGTGTTGTCGGCCGCAAGCGCGAAGCCGGACACGGACATGGCGAAAGCAACGGCGAACAGCACTGAGAGCAGTTTCTTCATTTCTTTTCCCTCCCGGGGAGTTATTGAATTGCAAAGAGTTCCTTCAAGGACAATGCCAATTGCCACGGATTGTGTAACTACCTGGAAATATGGATTTCCAGCCTTCAGCAAAAAGAATGCTCCCGCGGTGAGTTCTCCAAATGGGACACTGTTTCTTCTTTTGGGGAATCCTTCCCGCTGATTCACGCCTGCGCCGGGTCGTCAGCTTCCGCGTTCGACAAGGAACTGGCGCAGCTTTCCACCCCGCGTGTCGCTGCGCGGACGTTCCCCCGATAATTCCACCTCCACCGACGCGAGGCCCTGGGAAGACAGGTAGGCGCGGAGGCGATGGAGGACGTCATCGCAGACCCGCGCCCGATCATGCCCCGGGGCCTCGTCGAGGCGGAGTCGAAGGCGACGCGGACCCGCCTGGAGTACCTGGTATCTCAGGACGCCCGGCGCCTCCTCCACGGCCGTGGCCAATACCAGCGGGATCAGCGGCATGGACCCGCCGTCCGCGAGTTCGATCCACAGGATCTCGTCGCGCCTGCCCCCGGGCCGGAGGGCGGGAAGCGGGCTGCCGCAGGGACATGCCTCGGGGAACACGGTCACGCTGTCGCCGAGGTCGTAGCGGATGAGCGGCTGGACGCGGTTGGCCAGGTTCGTCAACAGCGTGGTGTGGGAGGCTTCGCCCGGCGCAACCGGTTCGCCGTCGGCATCCACCGGCTCCAGGATCAGCCAGTCTGCGTTGACATGCAGGCGGCGGTACCGGCAGTCGAAGGCGATGCCCATGAATTCCGATGCGGCGTACGTGTCCCGAAGGGGGCATCGGAACGTTTCGGAAATTCGCTTCGCGAGAGGAGGGGACAGGCGTTCGGCCCCGGAGAGCAGGAGGGCGGGGGCGATCCGCAGGCGTCCGGCCGCCTGCTCCCCGGCCAGGACGGCCAGCACGGTGGGGTAGCTTCCCACGATCGCCGGACGGAATTCGTTCAAGGCGCGCACGAGCGACGGGAGGGGGTCCATCAGGGAGAACGTGCGGTTGCGGCCTGCCAGCCACGGATGGCGGGATCGGACGAGGGCCTCCACGACCGAGCTGGCGAAGTGCCCTCCGGTGGTGATGATCGTCGCCGTCCGCGCCCGGTTTCTCAGGAAGGGGAGGAAGTCGCCGGCGGCGATCAGCGTCGGGAGACGACGCGCCAGCAGCAGGGCCTGGTAGACGGACATCGCCCCACGGTCTTGCAGGAATACGGCGGGGGTCCCGGTCGTTCCGGAAGTGGAGAAGGCGACGTACCGGTCCAGGTAAAGTCGCCCGATCCGGGCCGGGTCGGCGATGAAAGCATCCGCCGATTCCCGCGTGACCGCCGGGTCGGTCGCCCAACGGTCGAAATTCGCCATCAGGTCCGACTTGGACACCGGCGGGAGTACCGACAGGTCGCGGACGTCCCGGGGAAGGGCGGCGTAACGCTCCCGGTAGAAGGAGGACCGGCTCCTGGCGAATTCGATCAACCGGCAAAGGCGGGCCTGCTGCAGCAAGGCCGTGTCTTCCGGGCGGCCCCGCCCGGCGCGCACGATGTCCCGCAGCAGCCTGGAAAATCCGGGGATCTCACGGCCGTCACTCTTCGGGGTCGGCAAGGACATCGGTCGATCCTCCTCCCGGGACCGTGCGACGTCGGACAACTTCCATGATAGGAGCATTTTCATGCGAATTTCGGTAAAGGAAATCGTCCCAATCATCCGATAAGGATTCCATGGATGCGCCACACCCTGGAAAAGGTCCGCCCGGAACCGGGCGGTGGCTCGAGCGGAAGCTCACCTATGAAGCCAGGAGGCGCTTCCGCACGGTGTTCCAGGGTGCGATCCTCGCGATCATCATGATCGTCGCCGCGGTGTTTTTCAGGGACGTGATCCGCGACCGGAAAGTCCTGGAACAATCCGGCCGGAATGCGGATGACACGGCGCGCCACGATTCCATCGGAGCGGGCGCGGGCGGCGATCCGGGAGTGACTTCCGGACCATCGCCGCCTCTCGGGGCAATTTCCGGGAGGACGGCGTCTCCCGACTCCGTCGACACTTCCGAGGCGGTATTCCGGAAAGCCTCCCCGAGCGTGGTCACGGTGAAGATCTACAGCGGGGAAGAGAAGCGCCTGACCGTGCAAGGCAGCGGCGTGGTGGTCGATCACGGGGTGGTCGTGACGAACCGGCACGTCGTGGAATCGGGCAGCGAGATCCGGGTAATCGATCGCGGCCAGTCCCACCCTGCGTCCGTCGTGTACGCCGACAGGGAATACGACATGTGCGCGCTCGGGGTTCCGGGGCTTCCCGCCCCTCCGGCGGAGATGGCGTCCCTGCAGACCGTCAGGGTGGGACAACGTGTCTATGCGATCGGCGCCCCCCGGGGACTGGAGTTGACCATCAGCGACGGCCTGGTGTCCGCCATCCGTCCTTACGGGACATTCCCCGTGATCCAGACGAACGCCGCCATCTCGAAGGGATCCAGCGGGGGCGGCCTGTTCGACACCGATGGTCGCCTGGTGGGGATAACGACGGCTGCGGCGATCGAAGGCCAGAACATCAATTTTGCGCTTGCCGCGGACCTGGTCTCGCAGCTCCCCGCCAGGACGGCGGATATCGGGACGCTTGCGCCGATCGTTCCCGTGCGCCGGGCGGACGATATCAACGACAAGGAACTGCTGGATGACCTGCAGGAAGGCAAGCGTGCGATCGCGGCGGGCGAGGCGGAACTGAAGGCGATGGTGGAGGAGATCAACCGGTATGCCTTCACGCTCGACGAAATGCGGCAGTCATTGAACGGGTTCCGCGCCTCCCGCGACACGAAGGCATTCAACGACCTGGTTCCCCGGTACAACCAGCTTGCCGGCCGGAGGGACGAGGCGGCGAGCCGCTACGAGCGGAAACGGCAGGCCGTCGCCGACCTCGTGGAGCGGCACAACCGGACGGTGGAGCGGTACAGGAACCAGGGACGGCTGCAGTGATCGATGGCGGCCTGACTCACGCTTTCGAAGC encodes:
- a CDS encoding phenylacetate--CoA ligase family protein is translated as MSLPTPKSDGREIPGFSRLLRDIVRAGRGRPEDTALLQQARLCRLIEFARSRSSFYRERYAALPRDVRDLSVLPPVSKSDLMANFDRWATDPAVTRESADAFIADPARIGRLYLDRYVAFSTSGTTGTPAVFLQDRGAMSVYQALLLARRLPTLIAAGDFLPFLRNRARTATIITTGGHFASSVVEALVRSRHPWLAGRNRTFSLMDPLPSLVRALNEFRPAIVGSYPTVLAVLAGEQAAGRLRIAPALLLSGAERLSPPLAKRISETFRCPLRDTYAASEFMGIAFDCRYRRLHVNADWLILEPVDADGEPVAPGEASHTTLLTNLANRVQPLIRYDLGDSVTVFPEACPCGSPLPALRPGGRRDEILWIELADGGSMPLIPLVLATAVEEAPGVLRYQVLQAGPRRLRLRLDEAPGHDRARVCDDVLHRLRAYLSSQGLASVEVELSGERPRSDTRGGKLRQFLVERGS
- a CDS encoding serine protease; protein product: MDAPHPGKGPPGTGRWLERKLTYEARRRFRTVFQGAILAIIMIVAAVFFRDVIRDRKVLEQSGRNADDTARHDSIGAGAGGDPGVTSGPSPPLGAISGRTASPDSVDTSEAVFRKASPSVVTVKIYSGEEKRLTVQGSGVVVDHGVVVTNRHVVESGSEIRVIDRGQSHPASVVYADREYDMCALGVPGLPAPPAEMASLQTVRVGQRVYAIGAPRGLELTISDGLVSAIRPYGTFPVIQTNAAISKGSSGGGLFDTDGRLVGITTAAAIEGQNINFALAADLVSQLPARTADIGTLAPIVPVRRADDINDKELLDDLQEGKRAIAAGEAELKAMVEEINRYAFTLDEMRQSLNGFRASRDTKAFNDLVPRYNQLAGRRDEAASRYERKRQAVADLVERHNRTVERYRNQGRLQ